One Littorina saxatilis isolate snail1 linkage group LG1, US_GU_Lsax_2.0, whole genome shotgun sequence genomic window carries:
- the LOC138964307 gene encoding uncharacterized protein, with protein sequence MASNASDNAEDETMSNDADDGFEEAAKYIWVVGGSILIVIGTVGNLLALAVLTRPKLRRSNAAVYLMVVAVTDLAVLYTGLLRQIIISSTKRDIREDSEFSCKLHTSLVYFFLDFSAWLLAALSLERLFSVRWPHKVRQKCTRMTSICVITGIGVTLFAINAHFLGTMGDMTIDTPNGVFTVKCAPLSEDFYHVVTSVWSWVDLGVFALLPLTIHIVCNIFIVRRVVSSFNESRRNRGFDPPTTSRSHTGAGCPTTARLDHSVEKSERSWISQDSPSNRRAHKAVDIPDAGQSREGLGSAEGSQSPARGGLDISQGSEHHPSLGTTSVSVLTGPTAIRSGHPDLAASHMYTTNTNAEARTHSPVSRRRKPDHHLHITPHASGGHQRVSAIQSPASPRDDKRVSSMTLMLVTVSSVFCLTTLPISIYYITNWILVQHGYHAPYRKVAWPVLNLLMYTNNSVNFFLYSLSGSRFRTELKTLWHLLCKRLPRPVRFRRSSGMMSSSMTSSRSGKSKSSVEIRRWSSNTEMSTMESHEGKKKTTVPATAHVKL encoded by the exons ATGGCAAGTAACGCCTCAGACAATGCGGAGGACGAGACGATGTCCAACGATGCCGATGATGGTTTCGAAGAAGCGGCCAAATACATATGGGTTGTTGGTGGTTCTATTCTGATCGTGATTGGAACTGTGGGGAATTTACTGGCTCTGGCAGTCTTGACGCGACCCAAACTGAg GAGGTCCAACGCTGCAGTGTACCTGATGGTGGTAGCAGTCACAGACCTGGCCGTTCTCTACACGGGGCTGCTGAGACAGATTATCATCTCCTCCACAAAGAGGGACATCAGGGAAGACAG CGAGTTTAGCTGCAAGCTGCACACCAGCCTGGTCTACTTTTTTCTGGACTTTTCCGCCTGGCTGTTGGCCGCCCTGTCTCTGGAGCGTCTCTTCTCCGTGCGCTGGCCCCACAAAGTCAGGCAGAAGTGCACCAGGATGACGTCAATCTGCGTCATCACTGGAATCGGCGTCACACTCTTCGCCATCAACGCGCACTTCCTGGGTACGATGGGAGATATGACGATTGACACTCCCAATGG AGTTTTCACCGTGAAGTGCGCGCCGCTGAGCGAAGATTTTTACCACGTCGTCACCTCCGTGTGGTCCTGGGTGGATCTCGGTGTCTTCGCCCTCCTGCCCCTGACCATCCACATCGTCTGCAACATCTTCATCGTCCGTCGGGTGGTCAGCAGCTTCAACGAGTCCAGGCGGAACAGAGGCTTCGACCCTCCAACGACCAGCAGAAGTCACACTGGTGCTGGGTGTCCGACAACCGCGAGGCTTGACCACAGCGTTGAGAAAAGTGAGCGGAGTTGGATCAGCCAGGACAGTCCATCCAACCGAAGAGCGCATAAAGCCGTGGACATTCCTGATGCCGGACAAAGTCGAGAGGGGCTTGGCAGCGCGGAAGGATCTCAAAGTCCTGCCCGTGGCGGTCTGGATATCTCGCAAGGAAGCGAACATCATCCTTCCTTGGGAACGACTAGCGTCAGCGTGCTGACCGGCCCTACCGCCATCAGATCAGGCCACCCTGACCTAGCGGCCAGTCACATGTACACGACTAACACCAACGCAGAGGCCAGGACACACAGCCCAGTCTCACGCAGACGGAAGCCAGACCACCACCTTCACATCACGCCACATGCCTCGGGTGGTCACCAGAGAGTATCGGCTATCCAAAGCCCTGCCAGCCCACGTGACGACAAGCGCGTGTCGTCCATGACCTTGATGCTGGTGACGGTCAGCTCTGTGTTCTGCTTGACCACGCTGCCCATCAGCATCTACTACATCACCAACTGGATCCTCGTACAACATGGCTATCATGCACCATACAGGAAG GTTGCTTGGCCTGTTCTCAACCTTCTCATGTACACCAACAATTCCGTCAACTTCTTCCTATACTCGCTGTCAGGCTCCAGATTTCGCACCGAGCTGAAAACCCTTTGGCATTTACTGTGCAAGCGTCTTCCTCGTCCAGTGCGCTTTCGACGATCCAGTGGTATGATGTCATCGTCTATGACGTCATCGCGTTCGGGAAAATCCAAATCCAGCGTTGAAATCAGGCGATGGTCCTCCAACACCGAAATGTCTACAATGGAATCTCATGAggggaaaaagaaaacaactgtTCCAGCGACAGCCCATGTTAAACTATAA